In a single window of the Cupriavidus sp. P-10 genome:
- the dusB gene encoding tRNA dihydrouridine synthase DusB yields the protein MQIGPHQLRNNLFVAPMAGVTDRPFRQLCKQLGAGYAVSEMVASNAQLWKSEKTMRRANHAGEVEPISVQIAGAEPAMMAEAARYNVDRGAQIIDINMGCPAKKVCNVAAGSALLQNEPLVVRIVEAVVAAVGERVPVTLKIRTGWNRENRNALRIARMVEDAGISMLTIHGRTRADLYHGDAEYETIAAVKAAISIPVVANGDITTPQKAKQVLALTGADAIMIGRAAQGRPWLFREIEHFLKTGEMLQSPEVAEIRAIMNAHLEDHYAFYGEFTGVRTARKHIAWYTRGLRGANLFRHRMNTLESTTEQLAAVNAFFEEQAQFSDRLVYVDDDQGKQDKDEANNNKNGELLAA from the coding sequence GTGCAGATCGGACCTCACCAACTCCGCAACAACCTGTTTGTCGCCCCCATGGCGGGCGTGACGGACCGGCCGTTCCGCCAGCTGTGCAAGCAGCTCGGCGCCGGCTATGCGGTATCGGAAATGGTGGCGTCCAACGCACAGCTGTGGAAAAGCGAAAAGACCATGCGCCGCGCCAACCACGCCGGCGAGGTCGAGCCCATCTCGGTGCAGATCGCCGGCGCCGAGCCGGCGATGATGGCCGAGGCGGCGCGCTACAACGTCGACCGCGGCGCGCAGATCATCGATATCAACATGGGCTGCCCGGCCAAGAAGGTGTGCAACGTCGCCGCCGGTTCGGCGCTGCTGCAGAACGAGCCGCTGGTGGTGCGCATCGTCGAGGCGGTGGTCGCCGCTGTCGGCGAGCGCGTGCCGGTCACGCTGAAGATCCGCACCGGCTGGAACCGCGAGAACCGCAATGCGCTGCGCATCGCACGCATGGTCGAGGACGCGGGCATCAGCATGCTCACCATCCACGGGCGCACCCGCGCCGACCTGTACCACGGCGACGCCGAGTACGAGACCATTGCCGCGGTCAAGGCAGCGATCTCGATCCCGGTGGTCGCCAACGGTGACATCACTACGCCGCAGAAGGCAAAGCAAGTGCTGGCGCTGACCGGCGCGGACGCGATCATGATCGGCCGCGCGGCGCAGGGCCGGCCGTGGCTGTTCCGTGAGATCGAGCACTTCCTGAAGACCGGCGAAATGCTGCAGTCGCCGGAAGTGGCCGAGATCCGCGCGATCATGAACGCGCACCTGGAAGACCACTACGCCTTCTACGGCGAGTTCACCGGCGTGCGCACCGCGCGCAAGCATATTGCCTGGTACACGCGTGGCCTGCGCGGCGCGAACCTGTTCCGGCACCGGATGAACACGCTGGAATCCACCACCGAGCAACTTGCGGCCGTCAACGCTTTCTTCGAAGAGCAGGCGCAGTTCTCGGACCGGCTGGTGTACGTGGACGACGACCAGGGCAAACAAGATAAAGACGAAGCGAACAACAACAAAAACGGGGAGTTGCTTGCCGCATGA
- a CDS encoding UbiH/UbiF/VisC/COQ6 family ubiquinone biosynthesis hydroxylase, which translates to MPAAPAEMRDIAIVGGGPVGLALACQLLRTTDWRIALIDAATPARAARDPRAIALSHGSRQLLEQIGAWPVPGSPIEHIHVSQRGRFGHVRLHHDDYGVPALGYVVRYGELCDVLERALARAAQACADDRLQRVFETRIDQIEQPPSAGTGDDADAGTVQLTGTAHDGQVVRFLARLAIQAEGGLFHEQARHQGRGARTRDYGQTAVIAHVTCSRPQPGWAWERFTEEGPLALLPHDEHGVAGYALVWCCPPEQAARRLALPDAEFALELGRAFGDRMGYFTLAGKRHAFPLGLNAAPVTVSGRVAAVGNAAQTLHPVAGQGLNLGLRDAFALADSLRAACTPQALQAFASRHRLDRAVTIGVTDLLPRLFGVPYPLAAHARGASLAALACLPPLRHALARHMMFGMRR; encoded by the coding sequence ATGCCGGCCGCGCCAGCTGAGATGCGCGACATCGCCATCGTCGGCGGCGGCCCGGTAGGACTGGCGCTGGCCTGCCAGCTGCTGCGCACCACCGACTGGCGCATCGCGCTGATCGACGCCGCCACGCCTGCGCGCGCCGCGCGCGACCCGCGCGCGATCGCGCTGTCGCACGGCAGCCGCCAGTTGCTCGAGCAGATCGGCGCCTGGCCCGTGCCCGGCAGCCCGATCGAGCATATCCATGTGTCGCAGCGCGGCCGCTTCGGCCATGTTCGCCTGCACCATGACGACTACGGCGTGCCGGCATTGGGCTATGTGGTCCGCTATGGCGAGCTGTGCGATGTGCTCGAACGCGCCCTCGCGCGCGCCGCGCAGGCCTGCGCGGATGACAGGCTCCAGCGCGTATTCGAGACCCGCATCGACCAGATCGAGCAACCGCCATCGGCCGGCACCGGCGACGATGCCGACGCCGGCACGGTGCAGCTGACCGGCACTGCCCATGACGGCCAGGTGGTGCGCTTTCTCGCCCGGCTCGCGATACAGGCCGAGGGTGGCCTGTTCCACGAGCAGGCGCGGCACCAGGGCCGCGGCGCGCGTACGCGCGATTACGGGCAGACCGCCGTGATCGCCCATGTGACCTGCTCGCGCCCGCAGCCCGGCTGGGCCTGGGAGCGCTTTACCGAGGAAGGCCCGCTGGCGCTGCTGCCACACGACGAGCACGGCGTCGCGGGCTACGCGCTGGTGTGGTGCTGCCCGCCGGAACAGGCCGCACGGCGGCTGGCCCTGCCCGACGCGGAGTTCGCGCTGGAGCTGGGACGCGCCTTCGGCGACCGGATGGGCTATTTCACGCTGGCGGGCAAGCGCCATGCCTTCCCGCTGGGACTGAACGCCGCGCCGGTCACGGTCAGCGGCCGCGTCGCGGCGGTAGGCAATGCGGCGCAGACGCTGCACCCGGTGGCGGGCCAGGGCCTCAACCTGGGCCTGCGCGACGCCTTCGCGCTGGCCGACTCGCTGCGCGCCGCCTGCACGCCGCAGGCGCTGCAGGCGTTTGCCAGCCGCCATCGGCTCGACCGCGCGGTCACCATCGGCGTCACCGACCTGCTGCCGCGCCTGTTCGGCGTGCCCTACCCGCTTGCCGCGCATGCCCGCGGGGCGTCGCTGGCGGCGCTGGCCTGCCTGCCGCCGCTGCGGCACGCGCTGGCGCGCCACATGATGTTCGGCATGCGCCGCTAA
- a CDS encoding aminopeptidase P N-terminal domain-containing protein, protein MSAPDNALLAACRERRARVLQHLRAGGGGVAILPTAPEAMRNRDSDYPYRHDSYFYYLSGFTEPEAVLVLVAGAPGDPADADRSILFCRPKHEEREIWDGFRYGPEGARAAFGFDEAHSVEEIDATLPPLLANRAQVAYPLAESTRTDMQMRRWLDAVRMQGRAGVAAPSVAIDIRTLLDEMRLFKDAGELAIMRRAGEISAGAHARAMQATRPGLREYHLEAELLYEFRRHGAQSVAYNSIVAAGPNACVLHYRAGPAELKDGDLCLIDAGCELDGYASDITRTFPVSGRFSPAQRELYDLVVAAQEAAIAETRAGVPYNVPHDAAVRVLAQGMLDTGLLDRNKEGTLDDVLASGSYRRFYMHRTGHWLGMDVHDVGEYRVASHNGEGERPWRPLQPGMVLTIEPGIYVRPAQDVPERYWHIGIRIEDDAVVTDGDCELITRGVPVHAAEIEALMRDAGGQR, encoded by the coding sequence ATGTCCGCACCCGACAACGCCCTCCTCGCCGCCTGCCGCGAACGCCGCGCCCGTGTGCTGCAGCACCTGCGCGCCGGCGGCGGTGGCGTGGCGATCCTGCCTACGGCGCCGGAAGCCATGCGCAACCGCGACAGCGACTATCCGTACCGGCACGACAGCTACTTCTATTACCTGAGCGGATTTACCGAGCCAGAAGCCGTGCTGGTGCTGGTGGCCGGCGCGCCGGGCGACCCCGCCGATGCCGACCGCAGCATCCTCTTCTGCCGCCCCAAGCACGAAGAGCGCGAAATCTGGGACGGCTTCCGCTACGGCCCCGAAGGAGCGCGCGCCGCGTTTGGCTTTGACGAAGCGCATTCGGTCGAAGAGATCGACGCGACGCTGCCGCCGCTGCTGGCCAATCGTGCCCAGGTGGCCTACCCGCTGGCCGAGTCGACCCGCACCGACATGCAGATGCGCCGCTGGCTCGACGCCGTGCGCATGCAGGGCCGTGCCGGCGTGGCCGCGCCGTCGGTGGCGATCGATATCCGCACGCTGCTTGACGAGATGCGGCTGTTCAAGGACGCGGGCGAACTGGCCATCATGCGCCGCGCGGGCGAAATCTCCGCCGGGGCCCATGCGCGCGCGATGCAGGCCACGCGCCCCGGCCTGCGCGAATACCACCTCGAAGCCGAGCTGCTCTATGAATTCCGCCGCCACGGCGCGCAGAGCGTGGCCTACAACTCGATCGTCGCGGCCGGCCCCAATGCCTGCGTGCTGCACTACCGGGCCGGCCCGGCCGAGTTGAAGGATGGCGACCTGTGCCTGATCGACGCCGGCTGCGAGCTTGACGGCTACGCCTCGGACATCACCCGTACCTTCCCGGTGTCGGGACGCTTTTCCCCCGCGCAGCGCGAGCTGTATGACCTGGTGGTGGCAGCGCAGGAAGCCGCGATCGCCGAGACCCGCGCCGGCGTGCCCTACAACGTGCCGCACGATGCCGCCGTGCGCGTGCTGGCGCAAGGCATGCTCGATACCGGCCTGCTCGACCGCAACAAGGAAGGCACGCTCGACGACGTACTGGCCAGCGGCAGCTACCGCCGCTTCTACATGCACCGCACCGGGCACTGGCTTGGCATGGACGTGCACGACGTGGGCGAGTACCGCGTCGCCAGCCATAATGGTGAAGGCGAGCGCCCGTGGCGGCCGCTGCAGCCGGGCATGGTGCTGACCATCGAGCCCGGCATCTACGTGCGCCCGGCGCAGGACGTGCCGGAGCGCTACTGGCATATCGGCATCCGCATCGAGGATGACGCCGTGGTCACCGATGGCGACTGCGAGCTGATCACCCGCGGCGTGCCGGTGCATGCCGCCGAGATCGAAGCGCTGATGCGCGATGCCGGAGGCCAGCGATGA
- the murU gene encoding N-acetylmuramate alpha-1-phosphate uridylyltransferase MurU translates to MKVMIFAAGRGDRMRPLTDTCPKPLLAVGGKPLIVWKIEALARAGLRDIVINHAWLGEQIEAALGDGSRFGVRIAYSPETEALETAGGIAKALPLLSHDPARGEIFLAVSGDIFCDYDFRTLLPRAAAMAGAAEPRMHLVMVPNPDFHPRGDFAMDAQGRLSLDEHPAIGERLTFGNIGLYDTRLFAGIAAGTRVPMTPFYRAAIADGTATGERFDGRWENVGTPAQLAELNARIEPVPAASVGR, encoded by the coding sequence ATGAAGGTCATGATCTTCGCCGCCGGCCGCGGCGACCGCATGCGTCCGCTGACCGATACCTGCCCCAAGCCCTTGCTGGCCGTGGGCGGCAAGCCGCTGATCGTATGGAAGATCGAAGCGCTGGCGCGGGCTGGACTGCGCGACATCGTCATCAACCACGCGTGGCTAGGCGAGCAGATCGAAGCCGCGCTCGGCGACGGCAGCCGCTTCGGGGTGCGCATCGCGTACTCGCCCGAAACCGAGGCGCTGGAAACCGCCGGCGGCATCGCCAAGGCCCTGCCGCTGCTCTCGCACGACCCGGCCCGAGGCGAGATCTTCCTGGCAGTGTCGGGCGACATCTTCTGCGACTACGACTTCCGCACGCTGCTGCCCCGCGCCGCCGCGATGGCCGGCGCCGCCGAGCCGCGCATGCACCTGGTCATGGTGCCTAACCCCGATTTCCATCCGCGCGGCGACTTCGCCATGGATGCGCAAGGACGGCTATCGCTGGACGAGCACCCGGCCATCGGCGAGCGCCTTACCTTCGGCAATATCGGCCTGTACGATACGCGCCTGTTTGCCGGCATCGCGGCTGGCACCCGTGTTCCGATGACACCCTTCTACCGCGCCGCGATTGCCGATGGCACCGCCACCGGCGAACGCTTCGACGGGCGCTGGGAAAACGTGGGGACGCCGGCGCAGCTGGCTGAATTGAACGCCAGGATTGAACCTGTGCCGGCCGCCTCCGTCGGGCGTTAG